From the genome of Phaeodactylum tricornutum CCAP 1055/1 chromosome 13, whole genome shotgun sequence, one region includes:
- a CDS encoding predicted protein, with amino-acid sequence MASAFLPTNTTTTRNTLGVSPVGPSLCVPSLNESSIHTSKPPPPKPVWESETEDEEVKFSCVGGGRYTYGADFSDIESAGEDEGENCASEESDAEADAPDECTGVVTFVTAQPTISTQPSLLRPKAYSPSRSSPAASLSSSSTRNVSMVRHRQRDSSNERDSSSVGARGVPCTLFSSAMSEEDADDCEDEEVADGDDEDSDYDESEEDDVSSDDETDEPATSRIDFHAGGVSNANYCEPNGGVEEEPAGNGVTWDEPEEPENDLELASILGSSGDSSFDVEDESEFPTDFIVGVMQDRNIEATANVPKTKRVLSYTTLTALNVEAGHDDDSPKRQKAIDSPPQLPLLRLGPAATSMLPLLSVRSLREIREESPILSSSDEEELDERLRDELDKLGPERGENDGEAEMHHTRNGDSNTPVPLLTPPQSPSTIALEQGTSTTVCEWPSNMAVDSAMRTAAEMETMTVRVMSALSLTGLDDEGEESDSYDFNKVACYDDASLLPVTTLRESSSPETTTTATPSEAIDLNATTLTPLIRGIYVGWD; translated from the exons ATGGCGTCCGCTTTTTTGCCAACCAATACAACCACAACTCGCAACACCCTCGGTGTATCGCCCGTGGGTCCCTCCTTGTGTGTGCCTAGTTTAAACGAAAGCAGTATACACACCAGCAAACCACCGCCTCCCAAACCAGTTTGGGAAAGCGAAacagaagacgaagaagtgaAATTTAGTTGTGTCGGAGGAGGCCGATATACCTACGGTGCCGACTTTTCTGATATCGAGAGCGCCGGAGAAGACGAAGGCGAGAACTGCGCATCCGAAGAGTCGGATGCGGAGGCAGATGCTCCTGACGAATG TACTGGTGTGGTGACCTTTGTGACCGCACAACCTACTATTAGTACGCAGCCATCCTTGCTTCGGCCCAAGGCGTACTCGCCTTCTCGTTCTAGCCCTGCCGCGTctttgtcatcgtcgtccacaCGTAATGTTTCTATGGTCCGGCATCGTCAGCGGGACTCCTCGAATGAGAgggattcttcttcggtggGTGCTCGCGGGGTCCCTTGCACGCTTTTCTCCAGCGCAATGAGCgaagaagatgccgacgattgcgaagacgaggaagtagccgatggcgacgatgaagacagCGATTATGACGAAAGTGAGGAAGATGACGTGtcgtccgacgacgaaacggaCGAACCAGCTACTTCAAGAATCGATTTTCACGCTGGCGGCGTGAGCAATGCCAATTATTGCGAACCTAACGGTGGAGTGGAAGAAGAGCCGGCAGGAAATGGAGTTACTTGGGACGAACCGGAAGAACCAGAGAATGACCTGGAGTTGGCTAGTATCTTGGGTTCGTCTGGCGATTCTTCGTTCGACGTCGAAGACGAATCCGAGTTCCCGACTGATTTTATTGTTGGTGTTATGCAAGATCGCAATATCGAAGCCACTGCCAACGTACCGAAAACCAAGCGTGTTCTGTCCTACACGACCTTGACTGCTCTGAATGTAGAAGCTGgccacgacgacgattctcCAAAGCGACAGAAGGCTATCGATTCTCCACCGCAACTCCCTCTGTTGAGGTTGGGACCGGCAGCAACGAGTATGTTGCCCCTGCTTTCCGTACGCAGTCTCAGGGAGATTCGAGAAGAATCGCCGATTCTGTCCTCcagcgacgaggaagagTTGGACGAACGGTTACGAGACGAGTTAGATAAGTTGGGGCCCGAGCGAGGCGAGAACGACGGCGAGGCCGAAATGCACCACACACGCAACGGCGACAGCAATACCCCCGTCCCGTTGCTGACACCGCCGCAGTCCCCTTCGACGATTGCCCTGGAGCAGGGTACGAGCACGACGGTGTGCGAGTGGCCGTCCAATATGGCAGTGGATAGTGCAATGCGGACTGCCgccgaaatggaaacgatgACGGTGCGTGTGATGAGCGCGCTTTCACTGACAGGATTGGACGATGAAGGCGAAGAAAGCGACAGCTACGACTTCAACAAAGTCGCTTGTTATGATGATGCCTCGCTTTTGCCAGTCACGACACTACGAGAGAGTTCTAGTCCCGAAACGACAACCACAGCAACACCCAGCGAAGCCATCGATTTGAACGCCACCACTTTGACACCCCTTATACGAGGCATTTATGTGGGGTGGGATTAA
- a CDS encoding predicted protein: MPAKRTRSVLGLSVVLLALPIMTASFSTMPSKYSPGRGHVGDLRSSPIRVTGRPSSIRTDRRLRHAPSQAPASGSTWRLGMSSPVHDDSPAPSHRRDESRDDHDPTPAAGWIRWLDAVRRETSRARKLPPLQVEDLNLLFYDVFLILNLVVSISFWVVHRMQLEFIGLAFNEGCLVCLLWIAAGLYSGAFLDSAVDGHYGSADERGGPKAAGLLGFQTFVNTINLRLLFALVVALAEHRPVGAVGGEQLMPLEIGFGLILMSGWRALHSSFVPRFK, encoded by the coding sequence ATGCCGGCCAAACGCACCCGCAGCGTCCTCGGTCTTTCCGTAGTTCTGTTGGCTTTGCCCATCATGACGGCCTCCTTCTCAACAATGCCGTCAAAATACAGTCCGGGACGTGGACACGTTGGAGACCTACGTTCGTCACCGATTCGCGTCACCGGTCGACCCTCTTCCATCCGTACCGATCGTCGCCTCCGGCACGCCCCGTCGCAGGCACCCGCCAGCGGTAGTACGTGGCGTCTCGGCATGTCGAGTCCGGTCCACGACGACAGTCCGGCGCCGTCACACCGCCGCGACGAGTCACGTGACGACCACGACCCCACACCGGCGGCGGGTTGGATCCGTTGGCTCGACGCCGTCCGCCGCGAAACCTCCCGGGCACGCAAACTGCCGCCTCTGCAAGTCGAAGACTTGAATCTACTCTTTTACGACGTTTTCCTCATTCTTAATCTAGTCGTGTCCATTTCCTTCTGGGTCGTGCACCGGATGCAACTCGAATTTATCGGACTCGCCTTTAACGAAGGCTGTCTCGTGTGTTTGCTGTGGATCGCGGCGGGGCTCTATTCCGGAGCCTTTTTGGATTCGGCCGTGGACGGACACTACGGCAGTGCCGACGAACGGGGCGGCCCCAAAGCCGCCGGACTTCTCGGATTTCAAACCTTTGTCAATACCATCAATCTGCGATTGCTCTTTGCCCTCGTCGTGGCCTTGGCGGAACACCGGCCCGTCGGTGCCGTCGGTGGCGAACAACTCATGCCTTTGGAAATTGGCTTTGGTCTGATACTCATGAGTGGCTGGCGGGCACTCCATTCCAGCTTTGTGCCGCGTTTCAAATGA
- a CDS encoding fucoxanthin chlorophyll a/c protein, deviant (Could also be called Lhc47485), producing MAKFSLAILAALVATASAFVASPTTSSASTALRATQEGVWDPLGLMTLGTGKAFDTFPNMFPDEQYLRDSEIKHGRQAMLAWTGVWATTDGGLGLGLHFPGFPQESDWTKALGVFATEQPVWFGVILTFICIAEGESVGHSGDNFRGKSTKTEAGNLNFDYLGLKKKYSADKYARYQDVEIKNGRAAMIAMASLFAMKAIPGSVPIMDVLGARGSPQWCRAVSNSRQTIKPCRYY from the exons ATGGCCAAGTTTTCGCTCGCTATCCTTGCCGCCCTTGTGGCTACTGCTTCGGCGTTCGTGGCGTCTCCGACAACGTCGTCCGCGTCGACGGCGTTGCGTGCCACCCAGGAAGGAGTGTGGGATCCTTTGGGTCTCATGACTTTGGGTACCGGTAAGGCCTTTGACACGTTCCCCAACATGTTCCCCGATGAACAGTACCTTCGTGATTCCGAAATCAAACACGGACGCCAAGCGATGCTTGCCTGGACCGGCGTTTGGGCCACTACCGAT GGTGGCTTGGGACTCGGCCTGCACTTTCCCGGCTTCCCCCAAGAATCCGACTGGACCAAGGCTCTCGGTGTCTTTGCCACGGAACAACCCGTCTGGTTCGGAGTCATCCTGACCTTTATCTGTATTGCCGAAGGCGAAAGCGTCGGACACTCGGGTGACAACTTCCGGGGCAAGTCCACCAAGACGGAAGCCGGCAACTTGAACTTTGACTACCTCGGcttgaagaaaaagtactccGCCGACAAGTACGCTCGGTACCAGGACGTTGAAATCAAGAACGGACGTGCCGCCATGATCGCCATGGCCAGTCTCTTCGCCATGAAGGCTATTCCCGGTTCCGTCCCCATCATGGACGTCCTCGGGGCCC GGGGATCGCCACAATGGTGCCGCGCCGTATCCAACAGTAGACAGACAATTAAGCCGTGTCGGTACTAT
- the DHLTA_2 gene encoding dihydrolipoamide acetyl transferase (probable dihydrolipoamide acetyl transferase Pyruvate metabolism & Glycolysis) — protein sequence AQDYPAHTVFPMPALSPTMESGTITAWHKQEGDAFIAGDVLCSIETDKASVDFEAQDDGVLAKILHQADAALDIVCGTPICVAVEEHQAVAAFADYTVAHDSSAESGGAASHDESTPSQPTPPHPTRNVPSILLPAARHLAESRGLNATVLSGSGKGGRVTKGDVLQAIADGTLPPLTADPTATVPTELPVPHVHAAEGSFADTPNSKMRKIIASRLTESKATVPHFYTSMEIPLDAILALRKQLASQHDVKVSVNDFIIRSSALALRDVPEVNGTYDAHSDTVRLNDSIDVSVAVATPTGLITPIIFQSDQLGLSALTATIRDLATRARDGKLAPHEYQGGTFSVSNLGMFGVDEFSAVINPPQAAILAVGGGARRVVPGTYVVDAPENRTSPTVHTILTGRLSADRRVVDEATAALFLAALERYLRQPALLML from the exons GCCCAGGACTATCCGGCACACACTGTCTTCCCCATGCCAGCCTTGtctcccaccatggagaGTGGCACCATTACGGCTTGGCACAAGCAGGAAGGTGACGCCTTTATTGCGGGAGACGTTCTCTGTTCCATCGAAACCGACAAGGCCTCGGTGGATTTCGAAGCCCAGGACGACGGCGTCTTGGCCAAGATCCTACACCAGGCCGACGCCGCTCTCGATATCGTCTGCGGGACGCCCATATGCGTCGCTGTAGAAGAACACCAAGCCGTAGCCGCCTTTGCGGATTACACCGTTGCCCACGATTCGTCCGCGGAGTCGGGCGGCGCCGCGAGTCACGACGAGTCGACGCCGTCCCAACCCACTCCTCCGCATCCAACCCGAAACGTCCCGTCGATTCTCCTACCGGCGGCACGGCATTTGGCGGAATCTCGGGGATTGAACGCTACCGTCTTGTCCGGATCCGGCAAGGGAGGACGGGTCACCAAGGGAGACGTCCTACAAGCCATTGCGGACGGGACGCTCCCACCCTTG ACTGCGGATCCCACCGCTACAGTTCCTACCGAGCTACCCGTGCCCCACGTCCATGCCGCGGAAGGATCCTTTGCGGATACGCCCAACAGCAAGATGCGGAAAATTATCGCGTCCCGGTTGACGGAAAGCAAGGCGACGGTGCCGCACTTTTACACGTCCATGGAAATTCCCTTGGACGCCATTCTGGCCTTGCGGAAACAACTGGCGTCCCAGCACGACGTCAAGGTCTCGGTCAACGACTTTATCATTCGCTCTTCCGCACTCGCACTCCGCGACGTGCCCGAAGTTAACGGCACCTACGACGCCCACTCCGACACAGTGCGTCTCAACGACTCGATTGACGTCAGTGTCGCCGTGGCGACCCCCACGGGTCTCATTACTCCCATTATCTTCCAATCCGACCAACTGGGTTTGTCCGCACTGACCGCCACTATTCGCGATTTGGCGACCCGCGCACGCGACGGCAAGCTCGCCCCGCACGAATACCAAGGCGGCACCTTTTCCGTCAGTAACCTCGGCATGTTCGGCGTGGACGAATTCTCAGCCGTGATCAATCCGCCCCAAGCGGCCATCCTGGCCGTGGGTGGCGGTGCCCGTCGGGTCGTCCCCGGTACCTACGTGGTGGACGCGCCGGAGAACCGGACGTCGCCCACGGTACACACCATTCTGACGGGGCGACTCAGTGCGGATCGACGggtggtggacgaagccaccGCCGCGCTCTTTTTGGCGGCTCTGGAACGGTATTTGCGGCAACCCGCGCTACTGATGCTGTAG
- a CDS encoding predicted protein has protein sequence MEALGPPAFTFCDRRFTRTDFTLRTKRGYNLECSHWEPVERVMDRIPVVIYMHGNSSARVEVIPQLSYLLSLGLAVFAFDFAGSGKSDGEYVSLGYYEREDLSCIVAHLRATNVVSTIALWGRSMGAATALMFGDRDPSIACMILDSPFADLTQLCEEMVEKAREQGIIVPGVVVGVAIRMLQSSVKKQAGFNLRSITPIAHAGKCFIPALFVAGEHDDFIKPHHSEAIHAKYAGDKNIIIVEGDHNSPRPKFMFDSASIF, from the coding sequence ATGGAAGCGCTCGGCCCACCGGCTTTTACTTTTTGCGACAGGCGTTTCACCCGGACCGACTTTACGCTACGCACGAAACGAGGATATAATCTCGAATGTTCCCACTGGGAACCGGTGGAACGGGTCATGGACCGGATACCCGTCGTCATTTATATGCACGGAAACTCCTCGGCGCGCGTCGAGGTCATTCCACAACTATCCTATTTGCTCAGTTTGGGACTGGCTGTCTTTGCCTTTGACTTTGCCGGCTCGGGAAAATCGGACGGCGAGTACGTCAGTTTGGGATACTATGAACGCGAAGACTTGTCCTGTATTGTGGCACACTTGCGGGCGACCAACGTGGTCTCCACCATTGCCCTCTGGGGTCGATCCATGGGCGCCGCCACGGCACTCATGTTCGGCGACCGCGACCCCTCCATCGCGTGCATGATTCTTGATTCGCCCTTTGCCGATCTCACCCAATTGTGCGAAGAAATGGTTGAGAAAGCTCGCGAGCAGGGGATCATTGTACCCGGCGTGgtcgtcggcgtcgccaTCCGCATGCTACAATCCAGTGTCAAGAAACAAGCCGGCTTTAATTTGCGTAGCATTACGCCCATTGCCCATGCTGGCAAGTGTTTCATTCCCGCACTCTTCGTAGCCGGAGAACACGACGATTTCATTAAACCGCACCATTCGGAAGCGATCCACGCCAAATACGCGGGCGACAAGAACATTATCATTGTCGAGGGCGATCACAATTCTCCACGACCCAAGTTCATGTTTGATTCGGCCAGTATATTT
- a CDS encoding predicted protein, with amino-acid sequence MYHFHRELNDTQVCDLINEKNYTIYEQPQDNDVICHWYFHERDQSGTQVMIASSESQNYLAVVFAGTDDLRTSLTDADILLTTFGDENFTLPDPRVRIHSGFNTAVFGQDVFREIVRKFDALRILRPQTRLFTTGHSLGASDSILTAVGLTLYYEKQAKLHDAHHEALPSYLRHPPPVITSLNFGCPRIGNSYWRDFVHMNPTVQRVNIWRVVLGWDLVPRLPKLIYHVGHTIQLYRNAYWESQADPENATAIAYYQHYGDVEEGLAGVPFGWANAPFIWVPGALLSHVARRYWEFLYAWTQSSPEHQATWVHSFVTIATDYDDDTRPPNVDDDFWVDPPDDELFEAADELDMVSTAVK; translated from the coding sequence ATGTATCACTTTCACCGTGAGCTCAACGATACGCAAGTTTGTGACCTCATCAACGAAAAGAATTACACCATTTATGAGCAGCCTCAAGACAACGACGTAATTTGTCACTGGTACTTCCATGAACGCGATCAGAGTGGGACTCAGGTCATGATTGCCTCCTCCGAGTCGCAAAACTATCTGGCCGTTGTCTTTGCTGGTACCGACGATTTGCGCACGTCTTTGACAGACGCCGATATCCTCTTGACAACTTTTGGCGACGAAAACTTCACACTTCCTGATCCACGCGTACGTATTCATTCCGGATTCAATACGGCCGTCTTTGGACAAGACGTCTTTCGCGAAATCGTGCGAAAATTTGATGCGCTTCGAATCCTACGCCCCCAAACGCGTTTGTTTACTACCGGCCATTCGTTAGGCGCCTCCGATTCAATCCTTACAGCCGTAGGTCTGACTTTGTATTACGAGAAGCAAGCAAAACTTCACGACGCTCATCATGAGGCTTTGCCGTCTTATTTGCGCCACCCTCCTCCGGTTATCACTAGCTTGAATTTTGGTTGTCCCCGCATAGGCAATTCGTACTGGCGTGACTTTGTGCATATGAATCCAACCGTTCAAAGAGTGAACATTTGGAGAGTTGTCTTGGGATGGGATCTGGTTCCCCGCTTGCCCAAGCTGATCTACCACGTGGGTCATACCATTCAACTCTACCGAAACGCGTACTGGGAATCGCAGGCCGACCCCGAAAACGCCACTGCCATTGCGTACTACCAACATTATGGAGATGTGGAGGAAGGACTGGCTGGTGTTCCGTTCGGCTGGGCCAATGCGCCTTTTATATGGGTACCGGGCGCCCTGTTATCGCACGTCGCCCGTCGGTACTGGGAGTTTCTGTACGCCTGGACCCAGTCTTCACCCGAGCATCAAGCCACCTGGGTGCACTCCTTCGTAACGATTGCTACTGACTATGATGATGATACTAGACCACCAAATGTGGATGATGACTTTTGGGTGGATCCGCCTGATGACGAGTTATTCGAGGCCGCCGACGAATTGGACATGGTGTCCACTGCGGTGAAGTAA
- a CDS encoding predicted protein, which translates to MKTIFVSFLSMLLCRCAADEYSPMRRTSLWSSFDKPHQRHDHPLRREENFRITTFLSEDDLLSCRDNLLAADLDKDDRLTPDEYASFLSVQSSDSISVPFRDLQAPFILIYYTEACDTCFEVSNDDECCVGENANIGLGDRVSPVEGDTVAPTNGASSAPTTGQLATPSVSPVASTGPPSVPTAGPAPGSIAPTPSGRIAPTMSPVVVATVTPTENPAIATTPRPSLVVVQTPTQAPVEAPTGDVCITFAYGLTNAANLTAEDILNENGNMIRTGLEAATRSTTINILNETFPRDGTTSRGFRRPRPREKRNGGTRRALAAGLQDVYSAVRVSELLDSHFGDSGASLLGRHHRRTLESRRLVFYSDDTPAQVFNAVDNPFCGPNDSCAIVDTRVCVFLEEGDDPAAVQLALLGGFREAIDSGAFQAAIPPEFLPTS; encoded by the exons ATGAAGACTATCTTTGTTTCGTTTCTCTCGATGCTGCTCTGCCGGTGCGCTGCAGACGAATACAGTCCAATGCGGCGTACTTCGTTGTGGAGTTCATTTGACAAGCCCCACCAGCGACACGATCATCCGCTTCGCCGGGAAGAGAATTTTCGAATCACAACCTTTCTGAGCGAAGACGATCTCTTATCCTGCCGAGACAATCTATTGGCAGCGGATTTGGACAAAGATGACCGGCTGACCCCCGATGAATACGCTAGCTTTCTTTCCGTACAGAGCTCGGACTCAATTTCTGTTCCATTCCGTGACCTACAAGCTCCCTTTATTCTAATCTACTACACCGAGGCGTGTGATACCTGCTTTGAAGTTTCGAATGATGACGAGTGCTGTGTAGGTGAAAACGCGAACATTGGTCTGGGTGACAGAG TGTCACCAGTAGAAGGTGACACTGTGGCTCCAACAAACGGTGCTAGTAGTGCCCCAACCACAGGGCAGCTTGCGACTCCATCAGTCAGTCCCGTTGCTTCTACGGGCCCTCCATCCGTCCCAACTGCAGGCCCTGCACCGGGATCGATTGCACCAACTCCGAGTGGACGGATTGCTCCAACCATGTCGCCTGTTGTCGTAGCGACCGTCACACCAACGGAAAATCCTGCAATTGCTACAACACCCAGGCCTTCGCTTGTCGTAGTACAGACCCCCACCCAAGCTCCTGTCGAGGCTCCAACGGGAGACGTGTGCATCACTTTCGCTTATGGCCTCACCAACGCGGCGAACTTGACTGCGGAAGATATTTTGAACGAAAATGGTAATATGATTCGGACGGGCCTGGAAGCTGCTACACGCTCCACCACGATTAATATTCTGAACGAGACGTTCCCCCGAGACGGTACCACGAGTCGAGGCTTTCGGCGTCCCCGACCTCGCGAAAAGCGAAATGGCGGTACCCGTCGAGCCTTAGCGGCTGGCTTACAGGATGTATACAGCGCAGTCCGAGTCTCTGAACTACTAGATAGTCATTTCGGTGACAGTGGAGCGTCTTTGCTAGGGCGGCACCACCGACGGACCTTAGAATCACGCCGTCTGGTTTTCTACTCGGACGATACTCCAGCACAGGTCTTCAATGCGGTAGATAATCCATTCTGCGGTCCGAACGATAGTTGCGCGATTGTGGATACTCGAGTTTGCGTGTTTCTGGAAGAAGGGGACGATCCCGCCGCGGTACAGCTGGCATTGCTGGGTGGCTTTCGGGAAGCCATCGACTCGGGCGCATTCCAAGCGGCCATTCCGCCCGAGTTTCTCCCCACATCGTAA
- a CDS encoding predicted protein: MDLEDMGDAMLATQAATVKSKEPREMVTPSQAAALKKEGYKLIGTHSAVKLCRWTKHQLRGRGGCYKHTFYGITSYQCMEATPSLACANKCVFCWRHHKNPVGKEWRWKTDDPYFIVDQAVNTHVQMIKEAKGIPGVRMDRWQEAHTVRHCALSLVGEPIMYPRIGELLGDLHRRKISTFLVTNGQHPHAIGTLRPITQLYVSVDAPTQESLIEIDRPLFNDAWDRLKQSLVSLKDKGQRTVARLTVVKGWNSDEIEGYAKLIVLGQVSLVEVKGVTFCGKSDASNLNMTNSPWHHEVVELTRTLKDEIQKIRDKGGDDVPPEYGLACEHKHSCSVLLARVDQFSKVDPATGQRKWQTWIDYDRFQELAAMYEEDPTFTFGVEDYVADTPAWALFGAEEEGFDPTDKRHRRPKKHP, from the coding sequence ATGGATTTGGAAGACATGGGCGATGCCATGCTGGCGACACAAGCTGCCACCGTCAAATCTAAGGAGCCACGCGAAATGGTCACGCCGAGCCAAGCAGCAGCTCTTAAAAAAGAAGGATACAAGTTGATCGGAACCCACAGTGCCGTCAAACTCTGTCGCTGGACGAAACACCAGTTGCGAGGACGTGGCGGATGTTACAAGCACACCTTTTACGGCATCACCAGCTATCAATGCATGGAAGCAACACCAAGCTTGGCCTGCGCCAACAAGTGCGTCTTTTGCTGGCGCCATCACAAAAACCCAGTGGGCAAAGAGTGGCGATGGAAGACGGACGATCCGTATTTCATTGTCGATCAGGCTGTCAACACACACGTACAAATGATCAAGGAAGCCAAAGGTATTCCGGGTGTGCGTATGGATCGTTGGCAGGAAGCTCATACCGTTCGTCATTGTGCACTTAGTTTAGTTGGTGAGCCTATTATGTACCCGCGCATCGGTGAACTCTTGGGAGATCTCCACCGACGCAAGATTTCGACCTTTCTGGTGACTAACGGTCAGCACCCGCACGCCATCGGGACACTTCGTCCCATTACACAGCTTTACGTTAGTGTGGACGCACCTACGCAAGAAAGTTTAATAGAAATTGATCGCCCATTGTTCAATGACGCTTGGGATCGTTTGAAACAATCGCTCGTTTCTCTAAAGGACAAGGGTCAACGAACGGTGGCTCGTCTGACAGTTGTCAAGGGCTGGAACTCGGATGAAATCGAAGGTTACGCTAAGCTGATTGTCCTAGGACAAGTCAGCTTGGTGGAGGTAAAGGGGGTGACGTTCTGCGGCAAATCCGACGCTTCCAATCTCAACATGACCAATTCCCCGTGGCACCATGAGGTAGTTGAATTGACTAGAACGCTGAAAGACGAAATTCAGAAGATTCGCGACAAGGGTGGTGACGACGTACCTCCTGAATACGGATTGGCATGTGAGCACAAACATTCGTGCAGCGTTCTACTGGCGCGAGTAGATCAGTTCTCTAAGGTGGACCCCGCCACTGGGCAGCGCAAGTGGCAAACTTGGATTGATTACGACCGTTTCCAAGAGCTGGCGGCAAtgtacgaagaagatcctaCGTTTACGTTTGGAGTCGAAGATTACGTGGCGGATACGCCCGCATGGGCTCTTTTTGGCGCTGAAGAGGAAGGCTTTGATCCAACCGACAAACGTCACCGGCGTCCGAAGAAACATCCC
- a CDS encoding predicted protein — protein MSYNQHVTLIRDLYKNFSVHDDRIARGIKCPLDLENTKLAMPNYQWLFPRTNYIVGIRHPVLWFESFYNFRIHNRFSMPPPGDLVGRCRRGGFNVCTFRGNFHLFLSNLGKTHMATDPDEQQYLAPEFRHTRDPIVKLPGKTPQKIFLYEVSQLSDPDPDRAADLRTTLQSFLNLTIPLDPMIWYRPGKQHKNQWELERLNAKKINICDAQHEALRTVLRYQAGNASRWIRHYFLDAPDVVTSSKEYLRNIILPSWERDPCLDRALSMS, from the exons ATGAGCTACAATCAACACGTGACATTGATCCGAGACTTGTACAAGAACTTTAGTGTGCACGATGATCGTATCGCCCGTGGCATTAAATGCCCGTTGGATCTAGAAAACACGAAGCTCGCCATGCCCAACTACCAATGGTTGTTTCCCCGGACCAACTACATAGTCGGTATACGGCATCCCGTACTGTG GTTCGAATCCTTTTACAATT TCCGAATCCACAACCGGTTTTCCATGCCTCCGCCCGGCGACCTCGTTGGGCGATGTCGCCGTGGTGGCTTTAACGTATGCACCTTTCGCGGAaattttcacctttttctgAGCAATCTGGGCAAGACCCACATGGCGACGGACCCCGACGAACAGCAGTACCTCGCTCCCGAATTTCGCCACACGCGCGATCCCATCGTCAAGTTACCCGGCAAGACACCACAGAAAATCTTTTTGTACGAAGTTTCGCAACTCAGTGATCCCGATCCCGACCGCGCGGCCGATTTGCGAACCACGCTGCAATCTTTTTTGAATCTGACGATACCACTGGATCCTATGATTTGGTACCGACCAGGGAAACAGCACAAGAATCAGTGGGAACTTGAACGTCTCAACGCGAAAAAGATTAATATTTGCGACGCACAACACGAAGCGTTGCGTACCGTTCTGCGGTACCAAGCCGGAAACGCCTCGCGGTGGATTCGGCACTACTTTTTGGACGCTCCGGACGTCGTCACCTCGTCCAAGGAGTATTTGCGCAATATCATTCTACCGAGTTGGGAACGCGATCCTTGTCTCGATCGGGCACTGTCGATGAGCTAA
- a CDS encoding predicted protein, which translates to MLVATHSRPPMIPEGPRRTHPGRRNDGHRPHRLHSIVSDGRTTTRLFPTTSDAVRIGGHDCRDDLWGEHALVTDKVFMNKRNANEPPLPRISHTAKGLLTHRQLEVLPVFGITTRSDTTELDSSHTVFGQILSDESSTEFLKIVQDLPTYAVERPTSMKINGGSTDPGKENVVQDAAQAVFNAQRGFFRGAAKSLGDTRVSKVYEGKLLRRVEVTQVGIL; encoded by the exons ATGTTGGTGGCCACGCACTCCCGTCCACCAATGATACCGGAAGGTCCCCGCCGCACTCATCCTGGCCGTCGCAACGATGGGCATCGACCACACCGTCTCCACTCGATAGTGTCCGACGGTCGCACGACGACACGACTGTTCCCCACCACGTCGGATGCGGTGCGCATTGGCGGACACGATTGTCGCGACGATCTCTGGGGCGAAC ACGCCCTTGTCACCGACAAGGTCTTTATGAAC AAacgcaacgccaacgaaCCTCCGTTGCCGCGCATCTCGCATACGGCCAAGGGACTCTTGACCCACCGTCAACTCGAAGTACTGCCCGTTTTTGGGATTACGACACGTAGTGATACCACCGAACTGGATTCGTCGCACACCGTCTTTGGACAGATCCTCAGCGACGAATCCAGTACGGAGTTTTTGAAGatcgtccaagatttgcCGACCTACGCCGTGGAACGACCCACCAGTATGAAAATTAACGGCGGTAGTACTGATCCAGGGAAGGAAAACGTGGTACAGGATGCGGCGCAAGCGGTCTTTAACGCACAGCGCGGATTCTTTCGGGGCGCAGCCAAGTCCTTGGGGGATACACGCGTGAGTAAAGTGTACGAAGGCAAACTCTTGCGACGTGTCGAAGTTACACAAGTCGGGATTTTGTGA